A portion of the Streptomyces platensis genome contains these proteins:
- a CDS encoding NUDIX hydrolase, whose amino-acid sequence MTSPQKPVRAAGCVLWRRAPTEDGLEIALVHRPKYDDWSHPKGKLKRGENALAGAVREVAEETGMDCRPGAPLPTSYYDANGRPKQVRYWAAEALAGAFTPSTEVDRLEWLPPAEARTRLTQERDRPLVDALLAALHLA is encoded by the coding sequence GTGACGTCCCCGCAGAAGCCGGTACGGGCCGCGGGCTGCGTCCTGTGGCGCCGCGCCCCGACCGAGGACGGGCTGGAGATCGCCCTCGTCCACCGCCCCAAGTACGACGACTGGTCGCACCCCAAAGGCAAGCTGAAGCGCGGCGAGAACGCCCTGGCCGGCGCGGTGCGCGAAGTGGCCGAAGAAACCGGCATGGACTGCCGCCCCGGCGCCCCCCTGCCCACCTCCTACTACGACGCCAACGGCCGCCCCAAACAGGTCCGTTACTGGGCCGCCGAGGCCCTCGCCGGCGCCTTCACCCCCAGCACCGAGGTCGACCGCCTGGAGTGGCTGCCCCCCGCCGAGGCCCGCACCCGCCTCACCCAGGAACGCGACCGGCCCTTGGTGGATGCGTTGTTGGCGGCGCTGCATCTGGCGTGA
- a CDS encoding helix-turn-helix transcriptional regulator has translation MLYAEIEISSFLKARRAALDPADLGLPGGVNRRRVRGLRREEVAQLAGISVDYYTRIEQGRAPAISDSVLDAIARALRLSGGEVTYLRNIAVPRRPGAECAPCPAPRQTVRPEIQQVLDAMAPTVPAIVVGRGLDILAWNTLGGRLTFDLETLAPDRRNTALLAFLDPGARALYPDWEAKAEEVVGNLRADSGRHPDDPRICEVVNELLDHSPSFRRIWEAQSVHECLRGTKRILHPQAGELFVTFESFRLNSDPDQALVTYTAPRGSETERRIRELGALTDPVLTA, from the coding sequence ATGCTGTACGCGGAAATCGAGATCAGCTCGTTCCTCAAGGCGCGCCGCGCCGCGCTCGACCCGGCCGACCTGGGCCTGCCCGGCGGCGTGAACCGGCGCCGGGTGCGCGGGCTGCGGCGCGAGGAGGTCGCCCAGCTCGCCGGCATCAGCGTCGACTACTACACCCGGATCGAGCAGGGCCGGGCCCCCGCCATCTCCGACTCCGTCCTGGATGCCATCGCGCGGGCGCTGCGGCTCTCGGGCGGCGAGGTGACCTATCTGCGCAATATCGCGGTACCCCGGCGCCCCGGAGCGGAATGCGCGCCCTGTCCCGCGCCCCGGCAGACCGTACGCCCCGAGATCCAGCAGGTCCTGGACGCGATGGCGCCCACCGTCCCGGCCATTGTCGTCGGCCGCGGGCTGGACATCCTGGCCTGGAACACGCTGGGCGGCCGGCTCACCTTCGACCTGGAGACGCTCGCCCCGGACCGGCGGAACACCGCGCTGCTTGCCTTCCTCGACCCGGGCGCGCGCGCCCTGTACCCGGATTGGGAAGCGAAGGCCGAGGAGGTGGTCGGCAATCTGCGCGCCGACAGCGGCCGGCACCCCGACGACCCGCGGATCTGCGAGGTGGTCAATGAACTCCTCGACCACAGTCCGAGCTTCCGGCGGATCTGGGAGGCGCAGTCGGTGCATGAGTGTCTGCGCGGCACCAAGCGGATTCTGCATCCGCAGGCGGGTGAGCTCTTCGTCACCTTCGAGAGCTTCCGGCTGAACAGCGATCCGGACCAGGCGCTGGTGACGTACACGGCCCCGCGTGGCTCGGAGACGGAGCGGCGCATCCGGGAGCTGGGGGCGCTGACGGACCCGGTGCTGACCGCGTAG
- the mshD gene encoding mycothiol synthase, whose protein sequence is MNDAAQEMGRAGRRIQVVDELAPEAGAAVLELIERAARTDGQPAVSEQGRLQLRGGRRDGVRHVLVYTRGDEGEELVAYGQLEDTDPVEAPAAELVVHPGHRGRGHGRALGGELLEQSGRRLRVWAHGGHPAARHLAQTLGLTMFRELRQMRRSLTDLELPEPVLPEGVSVRTFQPGTDDAAWLEVNAEAFAHHPEQGSLIQRDLDDRKAEAWFDPKGFFLAEEEGRLVGFHWTKVHADEGLGEVYVLGVRPGAQGGGLGKALTSIGLRHLAGQGLPTAMLYVDADNKAAVTVYERMGFATHETDLMYRSET, encoded by the coding sequence ATGAATGACGCTGCACAGGAGATGGGCCGGGCCGGCCGCAGGATTCAGGTGGTCGACGAGCTGGCGCCGGAAGCGGGCGCGGCCGTCCTTGAGCTGATCGAGCGGGCCGCGCGGACGGACGGGCAGCCCGCCGTGTCCGAGCAGGGGCGGCTCCAGTTGCGCGGGGGCCGGCGTGACGGCGTGCGCCATGTGCTGGTGTACACGCGCGGCGACGAGGGTGAGGAGCTGGTCGCCTACGGGCAGCTGGAGGACACCGACCCGGTGGAGGCGCCGGCCGCCGAACTGGTGGTGCACCCCGGGCACCGCGGCCGCGGGCACGGCCGGGCGCTGGGCGGCGAGCTGCTGGAGCAGTCCGGGCGCCGGCTGCGGGTCTGGGCGCACGGCGGGCATCCGGCCGCGCGGCACCTCGCCCAGACCCTGGGGCTGACGATGTTCCGGGAGCTGCGGCAGATGCGGCGCTCGCTGACGGATCTGGAGCTGCCGGAGCCGGTGCTGCCGGAGGGCGTGTCCGTACGGACCTTCCAGCCGGGTACCGACGACGCGGCCTGGCTGGAGGTGAACGCGGAGGCGTTCGCGCACCATCCGGAGCAGGGTTCGCTGATCCAGCGCGATCTGGACGACCGCAAGGCCGAGGCGTGGTTCGACCCCAAGGGCTTCTTCCTGGCGGAGGAGGAAGGGCGGCTGGTCGGCTTCCACTGGACCAAGGTGCACGCCGACGAGGGCCTCGGAGAGGTCTATGTGCTGGGCGTGCGGCCGGGCGCCCAGGGCGGCGGTCTGGGCAAGGCGCTGACCTCGATCGGGCTGCGCCATCTGGCCGGCCAGGGGCTGCCGACGGCGATGCTGTACGTGGACGCGGACAACAAGGCGGCGGTGACCGTGTACGAGCGGATGGGGTTCGCGACGCACGAGACGGATCTGATGTACCGCTCGGAGACGTGA
- a CDS encoding class I SAM-dependent methyltransferase, with translation MARRPSVPAAAPASAPSRPVGNATRGTTNPNRLRRMDRWIAAEHGAVLRRAADPVAVDLGYGAAPWTAVELLGRLRTVRPDARVVGIEIDPARVAAARTYERPGLDFLHGGFEVPLPGQRTRAPVLIRAANVLRQYDEDEVAAAWRRLCARLAPGGLLVEGTCDEIGRRHVWVALGPEGPRTVTFAARLSALQTPSDLAERLPKALIHRNVPGEPVHAFLRDFDRAWATAAPLGALGARQRWRAAVAALATDWPLTGDPRRRRQGEVTVRWEALAPRACLQSPVVRP, from the coding sequence ATGGCCCGCCGCCCCTCCGTCCCCGCCGCCGCCCCGGCGAGCGCACCCTCCCGCCCCGTCGGCAACGCCACCCGCGGGACAACCAACCCCAACCGGCTGCGCCGTATGGACCGCTGGATCGCCGCGGAACACGGCGCCGTGCTGCGCCGCGCCGCCGACCCCGTCGCCGTCGACCTCGGTTACGGCGCCGCGCCCTGGACCGCGGTGGAGCTGCTGGGCCGGCTGCGGACGGTCCGGCCGGACGCCCGGGTCGTCGGCATCGAGATCGACCCGGCGCGGGTGGCGGCCGCGCGGACCTATGAGCGGCCGGGGCTGGACTTCCTCCACGGTGGCTTCGAGGTGCCGCTGCCGGGTCAGCGGACGCGGGCGCCGGTCCTCATCCGGGCCGCGAATGTGCTGCGGCAGTACGACGAGGACGAGGTGGCCGCCGCGTGGCGGCGGCTGTGCGCGCGGCTGGCGCCCGGCGGGCTGCTGGTCGAGGGCACCTGCGACGAGATCGGGCGGCGGCACGTCTGGGTGGCGCTGGGCCCCGAGGGGCCGCGCACGGTCACCTTCGCGGCCCGCCTCAGCGCCCTCCAAACCCCCTCTGACCTGGCCGAACGCCTCCCGAAGGCGCTGATCCACCGCAATGTGCCGGGCGAGCCGGTCCATGCCTTCCTGCGGGACTTCGACCGCGCCTGGGCCACCGCCGCCCCGCTCGGCGCGCTGGGCGCCCGCCAGCGCTGGCGCGCGGCCGTGGCGGCGCTGGCCACGGACTGGCCGCTGACCGGCGATCCGCGGCGCCGGCGCCAGGGAGAGGTCACCGTGCGGTGGGAGGCGCTGGCCCCTAGGGCCTGTCTTCAAAGTCCCGTCGTTCGCCCGTAG
- a CDS encoding ATP-binding cassette domain-containing protein encodes MAMDQVTGRTSGRTAVEAVGLGKRYRRRWALRDCTFRLPAGRICALVGPGGAGKSTLLSLVSGLTRPREGALRVWGEAPSGASARPRIAHLTQGKPRYPRLTVAETLRLGRERNPGRWSGRCAERIVRDCQLPLGARVGALSAGQRTFLALALAFARSPELLLLDEPLAGLDPLARHRITALLLAQAAEQGTTVVLSSDLLAELDGVCDHLLVLGGGRVRLAGEVDDVIGAHALVMGQRRGAGLPPGIAAHPVVEAQLSGRHFTAVVRRKGPMAAGPWEVVEPSLEELLLAYLRAPGAPGLSAPSAEPVSAPGPRRPGNKPGIPGLPRNGPPGPAGLRGGRPYPPDSAPHTRHIHHSGKGAAA; translated from the coding sequence ATGGCCATGGACCAGGTGACCGGCCGGACCTCGGGGCGCACCGCCGTCGAGGCGGTCGGCCTCGGCAAGCGGTACCGCCGCCGCTGGGCGCTGCGCGACTGCACCTTCCGGCTGCCGGCCGGCCGTATCTGCGCACTGGTCGGGCCCGGCGGCGCCGGGAAGAGCACTCTGCTCTCGCTGGTCTCCGGGCTGACCCGCCCCCGCGAAGGGGCCCTACGGGTCTGGGGCGAGGCCCCGTCCGGCGCCTCGGCCCGCCCCCGGATCGCCCACCTCACCCAGGGCAAACCGCGCTACCCCCGGCTGACGGTCGCCGAGACCCTCCGGCTGGGCCGTGAGCGCAACCCCGGCCGCTGGAGCGGACGGTGCGCCGAACGGATCGTCCGGGACTGCCAGCTCCCCCTCGGCGCCCGGGTCGGCGCCCTCTCCGCCGGGCAGCGCACCTTTCTCGCCCTCGCCCTCGCCTTCGCCAGGAGCCCCGAACTCCTGCTGCTCGACGAGCCGTTGGCCGGCCTCGACCCCCTCGCCCGGCACCGGATCACCGCACTGCTGCTGGCCCAGGCCGCCGAGCAGGGCACCACCGTCGTCCTGTCGTCGGACCTGCTCGCCGAGCTCGACGGGGTCTGTGACCATCTGCTGGTGCTGGGCGGCGGCCGGGTGCGGCTCGCGGGCGAGGTCGATGACGTCATCGGGGCGCACGCCCTGGTGATGGGGCAGCGCCGGGGTGCGGGGCTGCCGCCCGGGATCGCCGCGCATCCGGTCGTCGAGGCGCAGCTGTCGGGGCGTCACTTCACCGCGGTCGTACGGCGCAAGGGCCCGATGGCGGCCGGGCCCTGGGAGGTCGTGGAGCCGTCCCTGGAGGAGCTGCTGCTCGCCTATCTGCGCGCGCCCGGCGCCCCCGGCCTGAGCGCACCGAGCGCGGAACCGGTCTCGGCGCCCGGGCCCCGCCGGCCCGGCAACAAGCCCGGCATCCCCGGCCTGCCGCGCAACGGGCCGCCCGGCCCGGCCGGCCTGCGCGGCGGCCGGCCGTACCCGCCGGACAGCGCACCACACACACGGCACATCCATCACAGCGGCAAGGGAGCGGCGGCATGA
- a CDS encoding RNA degradosome polyphosphate kinase: MNQQPSAQAQIQPEMSTTKPSQAPGPSAQPSVGSIAAHRPNAVRGTVPGLEPDLDADPDAYEDEGVVGADGEELPSGRFLDRERSWLAFNERVLELAEDPATPLLERANFLAIFASNLDEFFMVRVAGLKRRIATGVATRSASGLQPREVLDLIWTRSRELMARHAACFQQDIAPELADQGIHLIRWPELTEKEQARLFTLFRQQIFPVLTPLAVDPAHPFPYISGLSLNLAVVVRNPVSGHDHFARVKVPPLLSRFLEASPQRYVPIEDVIAAHLEELFPGMEVRAHHMFRVTRNEDLEVEEDDAENLLQALEKELMRRRFGPPVRLEVEESIDPAVLDLLVQELKISDAEVYPLPGPLDLTGLFGIGALDRPELKYPKFVAGTHRDLAEVESASAPDIFAALRARDVLLHHPYDSFSTSVQAFLEQAAGDPDVLAIKQTLYRTSGDSPIVDALIDAAESGKQVLVLVEIKARFDEQANIKWARKLEESGCHVVYGLVGLKTHCKLSLVVRQEGEMLRRYSHVGTGNYHPKTARLYEDLGLLTADPQVGADLSDLFNRLSGYSRRETYRRLLVAPKSLRDGLIQRINKEIDNQRAGRDAYVRIKVNSMVDEAVIDALYRASQAGVPVDIWVRGICALRPGVTGLSETIRVRSILGRFLEHSRIFVFGNGGEPEVWLGSADMMHRNLDRRIEALVRVADPAHRASLNRLLERGTSDATSSWHLGPDGDWTRHAVDADGAPLRNVQEMLIDARRRRRGPAT; the protein is encoded by the coding sequence ATGAACCAGCAGCCCAGCGCTCAGGCACAGATCCAGCCCGAGATGTCCACCACGAAGCCCTCGCAGGCCCCGGGCCCCTCGGCCCAGCCTTCGGTGGGCTCCATCGCTGCGCACCGCCCGAACGCGGTCCGGGGCACGGTGCCCGGCCTGGAGCCCGACCTGGACGCCGACCCGGACGCGTACGAGGACGAGGGCGTGGTGGGCGCGGACGGCGAGGAGCTGCCCAGCGGCCGGTTCCTGGACCGCGAGCGGAGCTGGCTGGCCTTCAACGAGCGGGTGCTCGAACTGGCCGAGGACCCGGCCACTCCTCTCCTCGAACGGGCTAACTTCCTGGCGATTTTCGCCAGCAACCTCGACGAGTTCTTCATGGTCCGGGTGGCCGGACTCAAGCGGCGGATAGCCACCGGCGTCGCCACCCGCTCCGCGTCCGGCCTCCAGCCCCGCGAGGTGCTGGACCTCATCTGGACGCGCTCACGTGAGCTCATGGCCCGGCATGCCGCCTGCTTCCAGCAGGACATCGCCCCCGAGCTCGCTGACCAGGGCATTCATCTGATCCGCTGGCCCGAGCTGACCGAGAAGGAGCAGGCCCGCCTGTTCACCCTCTTCCGTCAGCAGATCTTCCCGGTGCTCACGCCCCTGGCGGTGGACCCCGCGCACCCCTTCCCGTACATCTCCGGCCTCTCGCTGAATCTGGCCGTCGTCGTACGCAACCCGGTCAGCGGCCACGACCACTTCGCGCGGGTCAAGGTGCCGCCGCTGCTCTCCCGCTTCCTGGAGGCCTCCCCGCAGCGCTACGTCCCCATCGAGGACGTCATCGCCGCCCACCTGGAGGAGCTGTTCCCGGGCATGGAGGTGCGCGCGCACCACATGTTCCGGGTCACCCGCAACGAGGACCTGGAGGTCGAGGAGGACGACGCGGAGAACCTCCTCCAGGCGCTGGAGAAGGAGCTGATGCGGCGGCGCTTCGGACCGCCGGTCCGCCTGGAGGTCGAGGAGTCCATCGACCCGGCCGTGCTCGACCTGCTCGTCCAGGAACTGAAGATCTCCGACGCCGAGGTCTACCCGCTGCCCGGCCCGCTGGACCTGACCGGCCTCTTCGGCATCGGCGCGCTGGACCGGCCCGAGCTGAAGTACCCCAAGTTCGTGGCCGGCACCCACCGTGACCTCGCCGAGGTGGAGTCGGCGTCCGCGCCGGACATCTTCGCCGCCCTGCGCGCCCGCGACGTCCTGCTGCACCACCCCTACGACTCCTTCTCCACCTCCGTCCAGGCGTTCCTGGAGCAGGCCGCCGGCGACCCGGACGTGCTCGCGATCAAGCAGACGCTCTACCGCACCTCCGGTGACTCGCCGATCGTGGACGCCCTGATAGACGCCGCGGAGTCCGGCAAGCAGGTGCTCGTCCTCGTCGAGATCAAGGCCCGCTTCGACGAGCAGGCCAACATCAAGTGGGCGCGGAAGCTGGAGGAATCCGGCTGCCATGTCGTCTACGGGCTGGTCGGCCTCAAGACGCACTGCAAGCTCTCGCTGGTGGTCCGCCAGGAAGGCGAGATGCTGCGCCGCTACTCCCATGTGGGGACCGGCAATTACCACCCCAAGACGGCCCGGCTCTACGAGGATCTCGGGCTGCTGACCGCCGATCCGCAGGTCGGCGCGGACCTCTCCGACCTCTTCAACCGGCTCTCCGGCTACTCCCGACGTGAGACCTACCGCCGCCTCCTGGTCGCCCCCAAGTCCCTGCGGGACGGCCTGATCCAGCGGATCAACAAGGAGATCGACAACCAGCGCGCGGGCCGCGACGCCTACGTCCGCATCAAGGTCAACTCGATGGTCGACGAGGCCGTCATCGACGCGCTCTACCGCGCCTCCCAGGCCGGGGTGCCGGTCGACATCTGGGTCCGCGGCATCTGCGCGCTCCGGCCGGGTGTCACCGGCCTGAGCGAGACCATCCGGGTCCGCAGCATCCTCGGCCGCTTCCTCGAACACTCCCGGATCTTCGTCTTCGGCAACGGCGGTGAGCCCGAGGTGTGGCTGGGCAGCGCCGACATGATGCACCGGAATCTGGACCGCCGGATCGAGGCGCTGGTGCGGGTCGCCGACCCGGCGCACCGCGCCTCCCTCAACCGGCTGCTGGAGCGGGGGACGTCGGATGCCACCTCGTCCTGGCACCTGGGCCCGGACGGGGACTGGACCCGGCACGCGGTGGACGCGGACGGCGCGCCGCTGCGCAACGTACAGGAAATGCTCATTGACGCCCGGAGGCGCCGGCGTGGCCCAGCGACATGA
- a CDS encoding ABC transporter permease has translation MTTTAHLGANGAGPAAGDPGGAREAGGRGRLGGLVWLVRRQHRLFFGMLLAAVTAGAVGCAVLRSRAAAFIDAHHLDGCSMISLVPRCDGTQDAVNAFRGAYTRPLQLAEAELLLLPVLIALFLGAPLIARELEAGTHKLVLTQSVGPLRWLAAKTALPALVVLTATTALSAVFAWMWQVIGDEVSGSYWYSTLGFASLGPVPVAYSLLALAIGVLAGLRLRRTVLTMGVTLGAMVVVQVALGQIRPYLLPTRSTEFAPKESAQLPDNAWLVGQGYYTRSGAHLPDTVCESAGDHEGCLRTHHVVGQYMDHHPVSHHWPLAWIESGIVLALTAVLTVIAFRVMRRRHG, from the coding sequence ATGACCACCACAGCACACCTCGGGGCGAACGGGGCCGGACCCGCCGCGGGCGATCCTGGCGGGGCGCGGGAGGCGGGCGGCCGCGGACGGCTGGGCGGGCTCGTCTGGCTGGTCCGGCGGCAGCACCGGCTGTTCTTCGGCATGCTGCTCGCCGCCGTGACCGCCGGTGCGGTCGGGTGCGCCGTGCTGCGCAGCCGGGCGGCCGCGTTCATCGACGCCCACCACCTCGACGGCTGCTCGATGATCTCCCTGGTCCCGCGCTGCGACGGCACCCAGGATGCGGTCAACGCATTCCGCGGCGCCTACACCCGCCCCCTGCAACTCGCCGAGGCGGAGCTGCTGTTGCTGCCCGTGCTGATCGCCCTGTTCCTCGGTGCGCCGCTGATCGCCCGCGAGCTGGAGGCCGGCACCCACAAGCTCGTACTGACCCAGTCGGTCGGCCCGCTGCGCTGGCTGGCGGCGAAGACCGCGCTGCCCGCGCTGGTCGTACTGACCGCCACCACGGCTCTCTCGGCGGTGTTCGCCTGGATGTGGCAGGTCATCGGCGACGAGGTCTCTGGCTCCTACTGGTACTCGACCCTCGGCTTCGCCTCTCTCGGCCCGGTGCCGGTCGCCTACTCCCTGCTGGCCCTGGCGATCGGGGTGCTGGCCGGGCTGCGGCTGCGCCGTACGGTGCTGACGATGGGGGTGACGCTGGGCGCCATGGTCGTGGTCCAGGTCGCGCTCGGGCAGATCAGGCCGTACCTGCTGCCGACCAGGAGCACCGAGTTCGCGCCCAAGGAGTCGGCCCAACTGCCGGACAACGCCTGGCTCGTGGGGCAGGGGTACTACACCCGCTCCGGCGCCCATCTGCCCGACACCGTCTGCGAGTCGGCGGGCGACCACGAGGGCTGCCTGCGGACACACCACGTGGTCGGCCAGTACATGGACCACCACCCGGTGTCGCACCACTGGCCGCTGGCCTGGATCGAGAGCGGCATCGTGCTCGCCCTGACGGCCGTACTGACCGTGATCGCTTTCCGGGTGATGCGCCGCCGGCACGGCTGA
- a CDS encoding aldo/keto reductase codes for MQRRILGGTGISVSEYALGAMMLGAWGNTDHDDCVRIVHRALDAGINLVDTADVYAAGESEEIVGKALKGRREDVVLATKAVSSMGPDANHSGSSRRWIVRAVEDSLRRLGTDYIDLYQMHRPDPTTDIDETLSALSDLVRAGKVRAIGSSTFPAEQIVEAQWTAERRGHLRFRTEQPPYSMLARGVENAVLPTAQRYGMGVLTWGPLSAGWLSGRDLSASSRAGMETQKFDLSIPENARKAEAVRALSKVAEEAALPLPHLATAFVRSHPAVTSVIIGPRTLDQLNSMLDGSEVTLGADILDRIDAIVPPGTDLNRADAYYLPPAIKDASLRRR; via the coding sequence ATGCAGCGCAGGATCCTCGGCGGCACCGGCATCTCGGTCAGCGAGTACGCGCTCGGCGCGATGATGCTCGGCGCCTGGGGCAACACCGATCACGACGACTGCGTACGGATCGTGCACCGCGCGCTGGACGCCGGGATCAACCTCGTGGACACCGCGGACGTGTACGCCGCCGGCGAGTCCGAGGAGATCGTCGGCAAGGCGCTCAAGGGCCGCCGCGAGGACGTCGTCCTGGCCACCAAGGCCGTCAGCTCCATGGGCCCGGACGCCAACCACAGCGGCAGCTCCCGGCGCTGGATCGTGCGGGCGGTGGAAGACAGCCTGCGCCGTCTGGGCACCGACTACATCGACCTCTACCAGATGCACCGCCCCGACCCGACGACCGATATCGACGAGACGCTCTCCGCGCTCTCCGACCTCGTACGGGCCGGGAAGGTGCGGGCGATCGGCTCCTCGACCTTCCCCGCCGAGCAGATCGTCGAGGCCCAGTGGACCGCCGAACGCCGCGGCCACCTCCGCTTCCGCACCGAGCAGCCGCCGTACTCGATGCTGGCCCGCGGAGTGGAGAACGCGGTGCTGCCCACCGCGCAGCGCTATGGCATGGGCGTGCTGACCTGGGGCCCGCTCAGCGCCGGCTGGCTGTCCGGCCGCGACCTCTCGGCCAGTTCACGGGCCGGCATGGAAACCCAGAAGTTCGACCTCTCCATCCCCGAGAACGCCCGGAAGGCCGAGGCGGTCCGCGCCCTGTCCAAAGTCGCGGAGGAAGCGGCCCTGCCCCTCCCCCACCTGGCCACCGCCTTCGTCCGCTCCCACCCGGCCGTCACCTCCGTGATCATCGGCCCACGCACCCTCGACCAGCTCAACAGCATGCTGGACGGCTCGGAGGTGACCCTCGGCGCGGACATCCTGGACCGCATCGACGCCATCGTCCCGCCGGGCACGGACCTCAACCGCGCCGACGCGTATTACCTTCCGCCGGCCATCAAGGATGCCTCGTTGCGGCGGCGGTGA
- a CDS encoding CHAD domain-containing protein codes for MTPGGAGVAQRHDQSTGGPAGLLGIGYEPGRAPGARAAVVDGPYGGNDGTYRPDDTAYGPVTAARSGDDGADPGTPDLGAELASHTADEVLADYLHQQSADFLRSLRLHRESGSDAEGAGEAARQLRRAARRISATLHTFRPLTEEDWADQLRSELGWLSGTLAREQACAARRERLMTALQRLTGRGPERSDRTGRGERGKRSDRPTASSTAAAASSPSSPSASSSTSSSDPDPDGALSAGAARAGALLDRQLTLARTRAHSAALQALGSSRFHAVADSVAVLASEAPLARTAAEVPADEALPPLAEQAHRRLAEAVAALPLSRAGYPYNAAALAADQRQDAPWHQVRMLVRLSRYAREVIAPETSDLRLAEAGRALEWHRDAAEAAAAAAAAARTPRIAPATAYALGVLHADQRHEVEAARFAFGRVWLPRTPDRTG; via the coding sequence TTGACGCCCGGAGGCGCCGGCGTGGCCCAGCGACATGACCAGTCGACCGGAGGGCCGGCGGGTCTCCTCGGAATCGGATACGAGCCCGGCCGGGCGCCCGGTGCCCGTGCCGCGGTGGTGGACGGGCCGTACGGGGGGAACGACGGCACGTACCGGCCGGACGACACCGCGTACGGCCCCGTGACGGCCGCCCGCAGCGGCGACGACGGTGCCGACCCCGGCACCCCCGACCTCGGTGCCGAGCTCGCCTCCCACACGGCCGACGAGGTGCTCGCCGACTATCTGCACCAGCAGTCCGCGGACTTCCTGCGCAGTCTGCGGCTGCACCGGGAGAGCGGTTCGGACGCCGAGGGCGCCGGTGAGGCCGCCCGGCAGCTGCGCCGCGCCGCCCGCCGGATCAGCGCCACCCTGCACACCTTCCGGCCGCTGACCGAAGAGGACTGGGCCGACCAGCTCCGCTCCGAACTGGGCTGGCTGTCCGGCACCCTGGCCCGCGAACAGGCCTGCGCGGCCCGCCGCGAACGGCTGATGACGGCCCTCCAGCGGCTGACCGGCCGGGGCCCGGAGCGCAGCGACCGGACCGGCCGCGGAGAACGGGGCAAACGGTCCGACCGCCCGACCGCCTCCTCCACTGCCGCCGCCGCATCCTCCCCGTCCTCCCCCTCCGCCTCCTCCTCCACGTCGTCCTCCGACCCGGACCCCGACGGCGCGCTGTCGGCCGGTGCGGCGCGCGCCGGGGCGCTGCTGGACCGCCAGCTCACCCTCGCCCGCACCCGCGCCCACTCCGCCGCGCTCCAGGCCCTGGGCTCTTCCCGCTTCCACGCCGTCGCCGACTCCGTGGCGGTGCTCGCCTCCGAGGCGCCGCTGGCCCGTACGGCCGCCGAGGTCCCGGCCGACGAGGCACTCCCGCCGCTCGCCGAACAGGCGCACCGGCGGCTCGCGGAGGCGGTCGCGGCCCTGCCGCTGTCCCGCGCGGGCTACCCGTACAACGCCGCCGCCCTCGCCGCCGACCAGCGCCAGGACGCGCCCTGGCACCAGGTCCGGATGCTGGTGCGACTGAGCCGCTACGCCCGGGAGGTGATCGCGCCGGAGACCAGCGACCTCCGGCTCGCGGAGGCCGGCCGGGCCCTGGAGTGGCACCGGGACGCCGCGGAGGCCGCCGCCGCAGCCGCCGCCGCGGCCCGCACCCCCCGCATCGCCCCGGCCACCGCCTACGCCCTGGGCGTGCTGCACGCCGACCAGCGCCACGAGGTCGAGGCGGCCCGCTTCGCCTTCGGCCGCGTGTGGCTGCCCCGGACGCCGGACCGCACAGGCTGA